A window of the Ostrea edulis chromosome 1, xbOstEdul1.1, whole genome shotgun sequence genome harbors these coding sequences:
- the LOC125661506 gene encoding complement C1q tumor necrosis factor-related protein 2-like: protein MFWNPFLRISLLVLLVPLILCEKVSPKPGLKGFREDYKSITETCQAVGFIKKCQSNTGKSMVAFDVRMRNHRRNLGKGSKVVFDKVDLNEGQGYDASSGVFTAPHSGIYVFDWTTLTLPGKNAFTSVVVNGSYKSWNYCNDRTKNLWLPCSKMTVVKLKQGDKVWIGVNSGTADIHKQYTSFSGYKL from the exons ATGTTTTGGAACCCGTTTTTGAGAATATCCCTTTTGGTACTCCTGGTACCTTTGATATTGTGTGAGAAAGTATCACCGAAACCTGGCCTGAAAGGATTCAGAGAGGATTACAAAAGTATTACCGAAACTTGTCAGGCTGTTGGATTCATCAAGAAGTGTCAAAGTAACACCG GTAAATCTATGGTTGCGTTTGATGTCCGAATGAGAAATCATAGGAGGAATCTTGGCAAAGGTTCAAAGGTTGTATTTGATAAGGTGGACCTGAATGAGGGACAGGGATACGACGCTTCCTCGGGAGTCTTCACGGCCCCTCACAGCGGAATTTACGTTTTCGACTGGACAACTCTGACTTTGCCAGGCAAAAATGCTTTCACTTCCGTCGTTGTAAATGGCTCCTATAAGTCATGGAATTACTGCAATGACCGTACCAAGAATTTATGGCTTCCTTGCAGCAAGATGACGGTGGTAAAACTGAAACAAGGAGACAAAGTTTGGATTGGAGTTAACAGTGGAACTGCAGACATACATAAGCAATACACATCGTTTTCCggttataaactgtaa